One region of Acaryochloris thomasi RCC1774 genomic DNA includes:
- a CDS encoding thiamine phosphate synthase: MEKPHNSAIYRILDANLDRAREGIRVIEEWCRFSLRDLELADQCKHLRHELAQLHRPIFRQARDTLHDPGTQLTHIQEQSRASPDAVLQANLARTQESLRVLEEYSKLCEPAMADICKQMRYQIYTLESQLSRATHHSSLRSRLLRDPYTLPDLYLVTSPSETLVATVKAALKGGLKLVQHRDKDSSDSERLHTAHQLCQLCHQHDALFIVNDRVDIALAVNADGVHLGQQDVPMALARQILGPEKVVGRSTTNVDEMERAIKEKADYIGVGPIFATPTKVGKAPVGLDYIQYVSQNSPMPWYAIGGIDEQNLTEVLAAGAEKAAVVRAIMQDPNPTEITQRLLKKFPGHNLERSQ, translated from the coding sequence ATGGAGAAGCCGCATAATTCTGCCATCTACCGTATCTTGGATGCGAACCTTGATCGTGCCCGTGAGGGAATCCGCGTCATCGAAGAGTGGTGTCGCTTTAGTCTGCGGGACCTTGAGCTAGCAGACCAGTGCAAGCATCTGCGTCATGAATTAGCCCAGTTACACCGGCCAATTTTCCGGCAGGCTCGCGATACTCTCCACGATCCAGGCACACAGCTAACCCACATTCAAGAGCAGTCTCGGGCCAGTCCTGACGCTGTTCTACAAGCCAATCTCGCCCGTACTCAAGAATCACTAAGGGTGCTGGAAGAATACAGCAAGCTTTGCGAACCCGCAATGGCAGACATTTGCAAGCAGATGCGATATCAAATTTACACCCTCGAAAGCCAATTGTCTCGAGCTACACACCATTCATCTTTGAGAAGCAGGCTTCTACGAGATCCATACACTCTACCTGACCTATATCTTGTGACTTCCCCTAGTGAAACCTTAGTTGCAACAGTAAAAGCAGCCTTGAAGGGCGGCTTGAAGTTAGTACAGCATCGGGACAAAGACTCATCTGACAGCGAACGCTTGCACACCGCCCATCAGCTTTGTCAGCTCTGCCATCAGCATGATGCGCTCTTTATCGTCAACGATCGTGTTGATATTGCGCTGGCCGTTAACGCCGATGGTGTCCACCTGGGTCAACAAGATGTTCCAATGGCCCTCGCTCGCCAAATTCTCGGTCCCGAAAAAGTTGTTGGTCGGTCGACAACAAACGTTGACGAAATGGAGCGAGCCATTAAAGAAAAAGCTGATTACATTGGCGTAGGTCCGATTTTTGCCACACCAACCAAAGTGGGTAAAGCACCCGTCGGGCTAGATTACATTCAATATGTCTCTCAAAATTCCCCAATGCCCTGGTATGCAATCGGCGGCATTGACGAACAGAACTTAACCGAGGTACTAGCTGCTGGAGCAGAAAAAGCAGCAGTGGTGCGAGCAATTATGCAGGATCCAAATCCGACAGAAATAACCCAGAGACTTCTTAAGAAGTTTCCGGGTCATAATCTAGAGCGCAGCCAATAG